Proteins encoded by one window of Fischerella sp. PCC 9605:
- a CDS encoding NB-ARC domain-containing protein — MVVQNWRRKRGVALTTRGLQKLQEAKRRAETEQKFGNSYTLEEMSTLSGLYPSTISKVLNREGGVDKKTLEKLFSVFGLKIDNNDYLSSNSRIYWGNSTCTSVFYGRKEEITTLEQWILDEHCRLVALLGMGGIGKTSLSIKLAQQIQEDFEYVVWRSLREAPPANAVLANLIQVLSDDQETETNLSDNLSDRIARLLHYLRNYRCLVILDNVESVLRSGNRAGQYREGYEGYGELFRQLGEATHQSCLLLTSREKPKEIALLKGQTLPVRSLQLGGLKVAEGQEIFKVKGLSATEAEWEAIITLYAGNPLALKIVATTIEDVFDGNVTEFLQQNPAVFGDIRDLLDQQFERLSDLEAEIMYWLAINREPISLSALREDIISPIPPQKLVEALESLVRRSLVEKSAATFTQQPVVMEYVTQVLIERVCEEIASENIELFRCHALMKATAKDYIKEAQIRLILKPVRNGLLTVFRSKRGIENQLTKILARLREESPQEPGYTGGNILNLLCQLETDLSGYDFSHLTVWQADLRNVKLHDVNFQNANLAKSVFAETFGGISSVAFSPDGKLLATGDTNGEIRLRQVTDWKQLLTCKGHSNWVPSLAFSPDGSILASGSSDCTVKLWDVGTGQCLQTFREHDNEVWSVAFSPDGKTLVSGSNDHTMKLWSIQTGKCLKTFQGHTSWVISVAFSRDGRTLASGSDDNTIRLWDVDTGECIKILQGHDDGIRSITINSNDRTLVSCSDDQTVKLWDVATGECIKTLQGHRAAVWSVDICPQGDLIASASLDQTVRLWSVSTGQCLKTLQGHSGWVFSVVFNPQADLLASGSDDQTVRLWNVSTAQCLKTLSGYTSQVWSVAYSPDGQTLASGSHDRTVRLWDVNTGQTLQSFQGHRAVVRSVAFSPDGQKLASGSDDRTVRLWDVNTGQALQIFQGHRAAIQSIAFSPDGQKLASGSEDQTVRLWDVNTGQALQTFQGHRAAIQSVAFCPQGRMLASGAWDQTVKLWDVSTGECQGTLEGHTNWVWSIAFSPDGELLASASYDGTIRLWSVSTGACLKTFEVCTNGIVKAVVFSRDGQTLASSSPDYTVKLWDVDTGACKRTLRGHSAWVWSVAFSPDNQTLASSSADDTIRLWDISANQCLKTLKAKKFYEGMNIRGVTGLTAATIATLKTLGAIAYEKQPLQAVI, encoded by the coding sequence ATGGTTGTACAGAATTGGAGACGTAAGCGTGGTGTGGCACTGACTACTAGGGGTTTACAAAAACTTCAGGAGGCAAAGCGTAGAGCAGAAACAGAGCAAAAATTTGGCAATAGCTATACTCTTGAAGAAATGAGTACACTATCTGGATTATACCCCAGTACAATCTCGAAAGTACTGAATCGCGAAGGAGGAGTAGATAAAAAAACTCTGGAAAAGCTATTTTCAGTTTTTGGTTTAAAAATAGATAATAATGACTATTTAAGCTCAAATAGCCGCATATATTGGGGTAATTCTACTTGTACATCAGTTTTTTACGGACGTAAAGAAGAAATTACCACATTAGAGCAATGGATTCTCGATGAGCACTGCCGATTGGTGGCACTATTAGGAATGGGTGGTATTGGTAAAACGTCTTTGTCTATAAAGCTTGCTCAACAGATTCAGGAAGATTTTGAGTATGTGGTTTGGCGATCGCTACGAGAAGCACCACCAGCTAATGCTGTTCTCGCTAACCTGATCCAAGTTTTATCCGACGATCAGGAAACAGAAACAAATTTATCAGATAATTTAAGTGATAGAATAGCGCGACTACTCCATTATCTACGCAATTACCGCTGTCTGGTGATACTTGATAATGTAGAGTCAGTTCTCCGCAGTGGCAATCGAGCTGGACAATATCGAGAAGGCTATGAGGGGTATGGTGAGCTTTTCAGACAACTAGGAGAAGCAACTCACCAAAGCTGCTTATTGCTGACTAGTAGAGAAAAACCGAAAGAAATAGCATTACTCAAAGGACAAACGTTACCTGTTCGCTCCCTACAATTAGGTGGATTGAAGGTAGCTGAAGGACAGGAAATTTTTAAAGTCAAAGGACTATCTGCTACAGAGGCAGAATGGGAAGCAATTATTACACTCTATGCGGGTAATCCATTAGCTTTGAAAATAGTTGCTACAACCATAGAAGATGTCTTTGATGGTAACGTGACTGAATTTTTGCAACAAAATCCAGCAGTTTTTGGAGACATTCGCGATCTCTTAGATCAGCAGTTTGAGCGCTTATCAGATTTAGAAGCCGAAATAATGTATTGGCTTGCGATCAATCGTGAGCCAATTTCGCTATCAGCATTACGGGAAGACATTATATCACCAATACCACCACAAAAATTAGTGGAGGCTTTGGAATCTCTAGTGAGGCGATCGCTCGTTGAGAAAAGCGCAGCTACTTTCACCCAACAACCTGTAGTCATGGAATATGTGACTCAGGTATTGATAGAACGAGTCTGTGAAGAGATTGCATCTGAGAATATCGAGCTTTTTAGATGCCACGCTCTGATGAAGGCAACAGCGAAAGACTACATAAAGGAGGCTCAAATTCGCCTCATCCTCAAACCAGTTAGAAATGGACTACTTACTGTTTTTAGAAGCAAAAGAGGCATTGAAAACCAATTAACCAAAATTTTAGCAAGGCTGCGAGAAGAATCCCCGCAAGAACCAGGGTACACGGGTGGAAATATTCTTAATTTGCTTTGTCAGCTAGAGACAGATTTAAGTGGCTATGATTTTTCTCATCTCACTGTTTGGCAAGCAGACTTGCGGAATGTGAAATTGCACGATGTCAATTTCCAAAACGCTAATCTAGCTAAGTCTGTTTTTGCTGAAACCTTCGGCGGTATTTCCTCGGTAGCTTTTAGCCCTGATGGTAAACTTTTGGCTACGGGGGATACCAATGGTGAGATTCGCTTGCGACAAGTTACGGATTGGAAACAACTTTTGACCTGTAAGGGACATAGTAACTGGGTTCCGTCACTAGCCTTTAGTCCAGATGGTAGTATCCTTGCTAGCGGAAGTAGTGACTGTACGGTGAAACTGTGGGATGTTGGTACAGGTCAATGCCTGCAAACCTTTCGAGAACATGATAATGAGGTTTGGTCGGTAGCCTTTAGTCCCGATGGTAAAACATTAGTAAGTGGCAGTAATGACCACACAATGAAGTTATGGAGTATTCAAACTGGAAAATGCTTAAAAACTTTCCAGGGACACACAAGTTGGGTAATATCAGTTGCCTTTAGTCGAGATGGACGGACGCTAGCAAGTGGCAGCGATGACAACACAATTAGGTTGTGGGATGTTGATACTGGTGAATGCATCAAAATTCTACAGGGGCATGATGATGGGATACGGTCAATCACTATCAATTCTAATGATCGGACACTAGTGAGTTGCAGTGATGATCAGACAGTGAAGTTGTGGGATGTTGCCACTGGTGAATGCATCAAAACTTTACAGGGGCATCGTGCGGCGGTTTGGTCAGTTGACATTTGTCCTCAAGGCGATCTCATCGCTAGTGCTAGTCTCGATCAGACAGTGAGGCTATGGAGCGTTAGCACTGGTCAATGTCTTAAAACTCTTCAGGGACATTCCGGTTGGGTATTTTCTGTCGTCTTTAATCCGCAAGCGGATCTTCTCGCTAGTGGCAGTGACGACCAGACAGTGAGGCTATGGAACGTTAGCACTGCTCAATGTCTTAAAACTCTCAGTGGATATACCAGCCAGGTCTGGTCAGTTGCTTACAGTCCGGATGGTCAGACGTTGGCAAGTGGCAGTCACGATCGCACGGTGAGATTGTGGGATGTTAATACGGGTCAAACCTTGCAAAGTTTCCAAGGACATCGTGCTGTGGTTCGATCGGTTGCCTTTAGTCCAGATGGGCAAAAACTGGCAAGTGGTAGTGACGATCGCACAGTGAGGTTGTGGGATGTCAACACAGGTCAAGCCTTGCAAATTTTCCAGGGACATCGTGCTGCCATCCAGTCAATTGCTTTCAGTCCAGATGGGCAAAAACTGGCAAGTGGTAGTGAAGATCAAACGGTGAGGTTGTGGGATGTCAACACAGGTCAAGCCTTGCAAACTTTTCAGGGACATCGTGCTGCAATCCAATCAGTTGCCTTTTGTCCCCAAGGCAGGATGCTGGCGAGTGGTGCATGGGATCAGACAGTCAAGTTGTGGGATGTCAGCACTGGTGAGTGTCAAGGAACGTTAGAGGGACATACAAATTGGGTTTGGTCAATTGCTTTTAGTCCAGATGGTGAACTGCTGGCAAGTGCTAGTTATGACGGAACAATCCGATTGTGGAGCGTCAGCACCGGTGCTTGTCTCAAAACTTTCGAGGTTTGTACAAATGGTATCGTCAAAGCAGTTGTCTTTAGTCGTGACGGTCAGACCCTAGCTAGTAGCAGTCCTGATTACACAGTTAAGTTATGGGATGTAGATACAGGTGCATGCAAAAGAACTTTACGTGGGCATTCGGCTTGGGTGTGGTCAGTTGCCTTTAGTCCAGATAATCAAACTCTGGCTAGCAGCAGCGCTGATGATACAATTCGACTTTGGGATATTAGTGCGAATCAGTGCTTAAAAACTTTGAAAGCTAAGAAATTCTATGAGGGAATGAATATCAGGGGGGTTACAGGTTTGACTGCTGCAACGATTGCTACGCTGAAAACGTTGGGGGCAATTGCTTATGAAAAACAGCCTCTGCAAGCAGTTATCTAG